The stretch of DNA AGCACGACAAGCAGCAGATCAATACATCCTGATCCGGTTTCAAGTCAGAAGAGAGGGTGTTTGGCAAGCGGAGGACGGTATCACCTCCGACAACAGTATATAGCTCCCCTGTGAAGACAGACTGCCTGCTCGGCTCAGGCTCATCCACTCCTACCGCCTATTATGGCTGATTGTAGCACCGCCGCCCTACGCCTGCTGGGGGCGCTAGAGcacaggaagaggagaggaggcttTGTCTATGAAATCAGGGGCTGattccccccctccaccccctatAATAACATAACAGCTCTATTTTTGTTCCATTTTCCTGCAGTGGATAATTCTTTTACAggttattttgtgtgtttttttaaatattgatttgatgttttttatgctTAGAATAATCATTCAGATCAGCTTCTTTACACTATAACTGTACAGTGataaaaatcatataaaacacagaaataaacacataaataactCTGTTAAGGTGGACCTTGAATCTGTGAATCACTCCACTTTGGAAGTAAATGCAGTTAGATAGTTAGTACTCGTGTTCAGATCCTTTACAGAAGTAAGTAcggcaatgtaaaaatactctaaGTAAAAGTCCTTTGTCAAAAATTTCACTTGAGTACAGAAGTTTATCAgcaacatttactttttttttttttttttaaaaagggtgcTCATTCAGCAGAAAAGTGGACCTTATTATATGTGACATtagaaaagcagcattttactgATGTACCTGGTTGAGGTACATCagtcataaaaacataaaaacaaaacatttaacagtaagaattggaaatgaagaacataaaaacatacaattaagaaaaaaaaagtgttagggttaggctaCCAACTAATTGACATCTGTAATGTGACTCACACTGCTGTTTTGTGAGGGGGTCACAGGTCTAAAGGTTGGGAACAACTGGATTAATCATTGGCAACGCATTTCCTTTTATAAACTCATCATATTTCCTTCGTGTAAATATCCATCTGAACTGAGTCATTTCTGGTGTCAGATAATTGtagaaaaagtacaatatttccctctgaaatacAGTGGACGAGAAGTATAAAGTATAGCATaaaattgaaagaaaagaacaagtaCCTCAATATTCAGTAAATATACATAATCATTTTCCACCACTGCTTGTCATTAATACAAGTAGACTGAATGAGTGACTATAGCATCATGATTAATGGTACAAGACCTAAAGCCCGACAGACAATACTGAAACCAGTCGGTTATCTAAAGCAGACGGTGCTGTGGAAGTACAAATCCTAGACAGAACTTCATTATATCTTTCAGACTGTTTTAAGAGGGGAATAACGAATGAATGAGGCTCATTGGTGACTTCAGTAAATAGCTTTCATTCTTCCTAGTTCTCTCAAATTATCCAGTGTCCCTATAGTGCCTCTAATGCCTCCATCGACTCAGGAAAATATCTGCAGTAACTGCTATTATTATTCCAAAAGCAATTTATGTAAATCAGTCTTTTGCAGCGACTGTACTGGGGGCAAACCAAAGGCAAAAAGACTGAGTGgaaatgttttcaaaaaataATCCCCAAAGAGCAATGTAAAGTGTTATACTGTCATGTTACCTTTTTTAATCCAGATTTACTCTTCATCACATTATCATGACCCTAAAATCCTGGGAGAACGTAAGACTTTCCATTCTGTCTTTTTTACATAATTAAgtaatttgaataaaacaaaaaaacccaatttGATTTAGATCTTTTCTCGTCACCTGTCCTGTTTTCCTGTAATGCAGAAAGTCATAAAGCAGGACTTTATGGGAAGTTATTAAACTGGGTTTAAACTGCACTCTGCACACGTTTGATTCTTAATATTGTTTAAGCGTGGGTATACAAAGtcataaaaacacttttatgaCTTTGTTTGAGTGCAAAAGATCGTTTATTGTAGGCCAAGTGCACATTTtaatgatgacaatgatgatcAGTGGTGGAACAAGTATTCAGATCATTTAACAACAACACCTCTGTCAGTGGTATAGTATTATAATGTTGGATCATTATTATTGATGTATATAGTTTAGTGTTGTAGTTGTAGCTGATTTGAACTGCTTTATACTTATAGCAATACATTATATTTTAACAATTgataatacagtatgttttatatGTCAAACCTTAATCTACAAAGAAGTTAGTGACTCACACCTGTTTAGCAAAGTACTTGAGGAAATGTACTTATCTCTTtcccaaagagagagagatttaaaaagtaaacacaCTATCAGACCTTTCAAGTGACTTGTGTCAACGTAGTTTCTCATTAATGGCTGTGTCAGGCATCCTTCACTATGTAGTGGTTGAACAATTAACCACAATGTAAGCACGGTCACCAGTACAGAATGGATGATTAACCTTAACTACTGTATATCTCTCATGTGGGATCCAAAGGAATTTACATTGGAATTTTATATTATCTGTTGCAGTTTATTCACCATTGCTTGTTGAATGTGTGCTGGTGAGGACTGAGAAAGGTTTTAAGAACAGCAGTTTTTAGACACTGAACAAGTTGGGTGAAATTTAATATGGGAGAGATGGTCAACATTTTAATGTCTACATCGCACAGGCCAGCTGACAGATAAAGTCAGGGAGAGATATGGAGTAGGTACAGTACACCTTGTCATGAAAACAAGGACTAAACAAAAATGACATTAGTGTGATATGTGCAGACTGACAGCATCCTCTAACCTGTCTATCAAACCAGCCTTTTGCCCTTCAAGGACTATAACGGCTGCACTTCACTAACAAGCAGTTACAGTCAGACTCTTCAATTCCAGTCAGTTTGATTTGGTActatctgtgtgttcatgttttcattaAGCAAATCAAGGCAAAAAAAGGCTAAATTGCTACTGAATATAAAAGTGCCTAGTACGCTGAATGACGAGGTCATATATTGTTCTGTGCTGAGTAAACAGACCCAGACtgagctgttgtgtttttgtcgGGAAGGTCTGCCTCTCTTACATTAGCAAACCTATCTGGCTCCTTGGAAGCCTGAACAAACAGTAGCACTTTAACTGCAGCACCCATTTTACAGTTTCCATGCCATACTGTCAGGGCGACCTAGactgtagcttttttttttccttttctcagGAGGGCAGATTAGTTCAGGTGTGTCCCAGTTTAACCATTAAACTCAGACCTTATCCAATGAGGTTCGTCTGCTGACCTCCTGAAACCACTAGACTGTCAGTTTCTTTTGAGCTTCAGCAGCATTTCCTTATTTTGCTTCGCGCTCTCTGGGGGAAATGTTGGAAAAGGTTTTACTCCTGCTCTGTTTGTCATCTGCTTTGGCACAACAGCTATGTGTGCCAGGTAAGTCATCATATAGAAGAAAACTTTAAGAATTTAAAACTTTTGGTACAATATTATGTGTAATTTTTTTGAATCCTACATAATTTTTCTGCTAATATATTATGAGCAAACACAGTGCTTCTGAAGTAGCTACAGCAGAGGCACCAGTCTACTTGTGTGTCCTTGTTGCCTTTCCAGCCAGTGTGAAAAGCAGCTTCCAATCTGTTAACTGGAACAAAGTCGGATTAGACACATAGCTCAAATGTTTGCCTGATTACAATGGCCTCTATTAGACATTGCCAATGATCCTAAAATGCATGCCAGTCTTTATAGGAGAAATTCTAAAACCCTACGTGGGAATAAGAGATCATGCTTGGGTTTGACCAAGAAATCAATCTTATTGTGTACACATAGGCCAGCTCTATCAGCACAGTGTGGATATTCTGCAGCAGTGCTCTTTATTTAATAACTTGGACAAAAATCCAGTGGGtggtaaaaacagtaaaatatgtttcaTCTTTACAGATGCCTCAGATGGCTACAAAGTTCGACTCAGCATCAAAACTGCTCTGGGAGATAAAGCTGTAcgtatatatttaaatattcatccACCCGCACAGAAGCATCAAAGCATCAGATCATGAGTAACAGTTTGAAGACTTACTGAAGATGTGTTATATACCATTACTGCCCCAAATTATTCATCATTCAACCACActtacaaatgtaaatgtactgaaTATTGTCCAGGATTCACTGTAGGGGTGTGTGATTGCTCACTATGAGGTACAAAGTCCATCTGGTGATCAACTAACCGTTAAGGGTTTTACTGAAAACAGCACATGATCTGTTGTCGTTTCAGTATGATTGGGACGACAATGAAATGTTCCTTTTCCGATCAATTCTGGCTTTTGCCATGAGGAGTCACTTCAAAGGGCAGGAATTTAAGTAAGAAAACTTTTGCATGctcttccttgtttttttttccataatgtAATCCATGACTAATGTTTTATGAACATGTAGCATCACTGACATGTTCTTTATTGTCTTGTGGAACTTGACAGCGTGTCCAACATTATTGTGTGCGATGTGACTCCCAGAGTGTCCTTCTGGTTTGTGGTGATGTCACCCGATAATCCTTCAGTCCTTATTGATAAAGGGGAGGTGGAGCAGGCTGTAAGGTAATCAAATCATATAATTACTCATTCTTAAACCCCTGTTAGAAATAACAGTTTTTCCTTTGGCCACTcacagagaggtcagaggtcgtATTCAACTTTGACATTCTGTCAACTGAGCTATTTAATGCTTTGTGTGTGGTATGTGTGCGACACCTATTTGCTAAATGTTATGTGTAATAGTgatattgtatttatatgtgGATAACTGTATTTTGTACGgtaagtaaaatgtatttgtaaagatttattgataataaatcaaaaaaaataaaccatatTGGTTCAGTTACAAtactaaaataatacaataataatagttCAGTTTAGCTGATGCTGACTAGCTAATTAATTTGAACCTATAGGTTAGCTAGTTAAAGTAAAGAGTCTACTGGTATGTGACATTTGCTTAACAGTGTCCCTTGTGGCCTCAATAAGAATATACAAAtccagtaacagtaacagaggCACAAGTATGGAGGACTCAAACTGACACTAAGTGAGGGTGCTTTGTACTGATTTTAAATTCAGCTTTTCACTTTTATGAAGAAGATCAACATTTTGATTTCCCCTTCTAAAGCAATATAACATTAATCTGAAGAGGCCTCTTAATCCACCGATCAAACAAAGCtaaattatatataacataaatataataattacaatattcAAAACCTCAACTAAACATAACAACTGATTTGGATctctaaactaaaaaaaaaagaagaagcactTTTTGTACTGGCTTACAGTATGGAGTATGGTGGATCTGATGAAATAGCAAATCCACTGTACATGTGTTCTGTAGTTCATGAAACACAGGCAGAAAGGAGTGTAGCAACGTCAGGTACAGTAGAAGAGTTCAGGTATCTTGTTGTGTTTATAATGAGTGATGGTAAAAGGGACTGTCAGATGGACTTACATTTAGAGACATCTGCTGCAGGCCTTTTGTCAGTATGATTTTAGTGAAGGCAGAGCTGAACTGTAAAGCAACCCTCAGTCCTGTTAGTCAAACTTTGTTCCATGTGACGCCCTTCAGCAAGTTCTTGATAGTGACTTAAGTAGATATGCATGTTAACTAGGATGGTGTTTCTCCTCAGGACTCACTGAAGGTAATTGAGAGGCTTGGTGAATGTAGTGGATCTTGGTATTGAGTCACTACTCTTTCACACTGAGAGAAACCAGTTAAAGCTGTTTGTGCAGCTCTGGTAAGAATGCCTCCCGGCTGCCTACCTTAAATGGATCTGGGACATCCTGCAGTAATTGGATCTCTTCAAGGAAGGGTACAATGTTACCCACCTGCAAAGTGGATTGGAGAAAAGAGGCAGTCTTATATATATCATAACCTTTACCTAATCAGTTTTTAGTGCTCAGAGACACAAGCAGAAAATGTGACTTTATGTAAAAACCACATGTAGCCTCCTGTAAGCCTGGAAATAGTCAGTATTCATGCTACAGGTACGTTGCAGTATTGTCAGCTGTGTTGCAAAAGAAATGGAATACAGAAGTCAaagtaaaggaaaaaataaagactgaGAGAAACATGGCAGGAAATCCATTATGGATTTAAATCAGTTAGTGTTTTCCTTGCAGAATGTTGATGTCCATTTTAATTCAACACTGTGCTTGTGCCCATTAGACAGTCCAGGTTTCGCATCAACAGTGCCTTTCTGCTGACTGATCAAACTCTGGAGTTCCTTGGCATCCCTCCTACCCTGGCAGCACCATATGACCCTGCCACCCCTCCATGGCTCATTGTGTTTGGCGTAGTCATCGGTATTGTGGGTGCTGGCATCATCGCTCTGCTTGTGTCCTCTGTGGTCCAAAAGAAACGGTAAGCAAGGATTGTACACACAGACGTATTACATTTCTCATTTTGTAGATGTGATTATTGAGCTTGTCATTCTCCTCTCTGGCTTTTTATATTAGGAAGAAGAATGAGAAAACAGAAGATGACGCTGTTTATGAAGAGGCACAGGTGAACACGATGGAAAATGGCACTCTTCATGTGAGCCAGATTGGTGTTTATAACATTTCATTCTCAGACGATGAGCGGTTGACACAGATGTAAAATGCTTCAGTAAAAACTCTTCCATGTAAGTCATAAGAGAAAAGGATTACTAAGCTGCTCCATGCTGATTTTTGTTACACTACAATTTTGATCTTTTGAGTTTAGCTTTTAACTTAGCTTTTAGCTAAATTTAAAACGTTAATGATTTAATAgatcttcacttttttttcttttgcagatGTAATTTTTCTGAATGCTTCTTTGATAACTTGCTGccttaaaaagatttttttatgttaatacTTTCATTTTCCAAAAgtatgtattttgtatgtgtggaAGGACAGTAAATTAAGAGGGAATATGTGTATGACTATTTTACAGTATCCTATCTCTGTGAGCTTCTCTTTGAAATATCCGGCTAATGTTCCGACAATTttgacaaatattttatttcattcgaCGAGTTCAGCAAACAGATTGAGATGGAAACTAGCATGAACGTAGTCCTGTTTGAAACAATGCTTGATTAACAGCTAAATACCGCAAAATCTGTGTGTAAGAGCTGGGCTAAAGTTGCTTATTGTATCTAGCCTGCAATTTTTTCCAAAATTAGACAGATTTTTGATGTAGTGAAACTTAATCAAGCTAAATAATTGAGCTGACATCAAAGCACTGTCAAAGCGATGGCCCAGCGGTGATGTCTGCTGTGAGGGGATCCTTTGgctgtctgtttgtttgctgtcatcctctttctttttaCAGACTACACAGTCTGACAGTGGAAAACCCCCTGAAGTCTATGATGGGATTAGCCGCAGCCTCTGGCGGGATTATATGCTAAATtataaaaatgcaattattGTTTAATTGAACTGTGGGCGAGCTCATTATTGCAGTTGTTGGCAAAAATATTTCTGGGCACATTTAACACGAGTTGTTTTAACAGTGAGCAGACACATCCTATTTGCTTGTGCATGGATATTTGTCATCATGAAATAAACTGTACACTAATAACATGAAAGTAATCAGCTTCTCTCACAGTGtaatgtgttactgtgtgtaatTTTGTATTGTGTGCTTTTTGGTTCACACTGTTTGATATTGTgctattatatatttaattgtgACTGAAGGGACTGCAGAAGAAAATTAGCCATGAGCTAACTCtggtacagtacatcaaatgATAACATTTACCTTTAACACTGCACATCGCctcttacaaataaaataaataaatcagttcCAAGTGTATGTCTGATTTTTTGGTGACCAATGAGAAAATTTTATACAAAAGTGTATTCAAATGTTCAACAGCGCCTAATCTGAACTCAGCATTATTATAAAATTCAATTCAAGATTATATGCAAACTGTGGTCAGTTTTAAGTGTTTGACTCTATACTGCCTCCTGCAGACCATTTGGAGAAATGGGGTAACATGTTCACTGTCTCTGCACTGCATCAAGTTATATCCTGTTATGTAGATGCCCTCCAAATGTGTTGGCTtgcatatgtacacacacacacacacacacacacacacacacacacacacacacacacacacacacacacacacacacacacacacagctggtttTACAGCAAAAATCTTTTCCTGATTCTCCATCTTCCCAACATGGTTTGGCTTGTAACACCTGAAAAGGCCATCAATACATTTCAGAAGCTTAACGATGTATAAAAATGATCAAGtaattcataagaaaaaaaaaatagaggaaaAGTGTGTCAGGAAAGTATTAGTTTTCTGTGAATTGGCTTGTGACTCCTCGACTAGATTGGAACCCAGTGCTGCAGTAAGAAACTATTAACCTTTAGAAGCTCCATTTGAAGACTTGATAGATATGTGAAGCTTTAACAGTGTGACAACAAGTCCAACTAAAAACCAAATGAATCAGACTGTCTTTTGTCATCATGGATTAAAAATAACTATTTAAACTGAACCTccttttcctgtttgtgtgcaACAATATTCCCAACTGTGGTATCTTACAATCTTCTATAGCACAAATGCAATCCATACATGTAACTTTAGGTGGCACCATTGTACTGCCGGTCTCTGTGGTTTCAAAGTGGAATAAAAAGACACTGATGTCTCCTATTTCACAGTATTCTCCTTAGAGCTCTTTTAAGTGCATGTGAATGGCaatgcacatttttaacatttgaatttcaaacatatttttctttactgttactttatttattattgtctgACTATATTTGAAGTGGTAAAACAGAGTCCTTCATATTCTAACTTGTGCCTATATTTAGTTAGATTAAATCTGTTCCTGATCTCTAGGTGAGGATGCGTCTTGTTCTTTATCACTCTCGCAATGACatctccacagcagcagcagcagcagcacactgacAATACGCAGTGTGTGGTGACGACTAGTCATCATTTGGCACTTGATGTAATAAAGCACTCTTTTCCGCTGCATTTCATTCTCTTGCCTGAGGAGTACAGTCTTTTTTACACCACATTTTTCTTGTCCATAGTCCAAAGATTTACTGTCAAATTTAGTTTGACAGCGTTGCAATCTCATTAGAGCGCCATTTGATTAAGACCTAAATTCCCAATGTAGAAGAAGATAGAAAGCAGGAATAATTGCAGAAAGTCAAAAGCATTTTATCATATTATTGAaaataatgtcattattttaataactcATCCTTATACGTTCtgaataataaattaattttcaaaCAGCCATAGAAAGTAGTCATTGTCAAAATGACAGATTGGCTGAGTAACATTACAGACTCCAAGCAaatgattttgttgttgttgcctcTTGTGTtcggatggaggggggggggggcactcaTTACAAAAACAATGCCTGTGTGTACCGCACCGCATTAAGGCTTCCGCCCAATTTTGTCTCTTTAAAAGGTGCAAGACAAATAAGGCTTTGGAGATAATTCAAGATGAGCAAATGCAAAAAGAAGTGTGAATTATAAATAATCTTGCGTGGGTGAAATTAGGGGGAAAATTGTGAGCTTATGGCTGCAACAGTTTAATAACTGAAAATCAAATGCTTAATTTCCTGTGTGAATTCAACTAAATACCCCGCTTCCTCCCACTTCCACCGCCAGCAATTGTCCCCTATTGAACAATAACCACTATAGCAAGAGGTTGATATTTATCTACATATGGACATCATTTACTGTACTTTCACAACAGTACACAACAGTCTTTAACAGTGACAATCTAATCATTTCTACGTGTTTGTGCAAATTGCATAGTGAGCAGGTTCTGCTACTGTAATGGTCACTACATTGCTGGAGTCTCTCTACAGGATACAAATGTATACAGAGCAACATATGCGGTTAGACTCGCCGGAGAGGCTCTGTGAACATGTGGCAGTGCAGGCCTACAGTATTGTATGCTTGTGCGGTTCTAAGACTCTCCACTTCTGATGCAAATGTTGCATTCCAAATTccaaggactttttttttttgtgagtgtgCCCCTATTAGAGTgtcaatattaaatattacaatTACAGTCAATATTTAATGAGGCCTATTTTCTAACAATGCAGCTTTCAGGGCTTGgaatcaatttttaaaaaaagaaaaaataaatttttCATAACTTTAGCTTTGAAAGCCCAAGtgcattattaatattagttaCAAGAGCAGTGTGTAAAGTGACAGATTCCATatccattttaaaaacacagtggGGGTGAAAACTATACGCCGTGCACTGATTCCACCACATATCTTGACCTCCTGGATTTTCCTTGGGAGGGAGAACAAGAACATTTCTGTCAGAGGCTGAGTATCTCGCCAccctgctgtgttttaaatcCATCACTGTCAAGAGAGCCCTCCTCTCTctaacttttcttttattgcagTGTAGGTCCTCTAGAAATCCCATCTCtgctgttctttttctttctcctccgtTAGTTTATGAGTCTCACTGAGAGTTGCCTCTGCAGTCTCTCCACCCTCCGTTGGTTttccctcctgctcctgctcctgctccttctctttctctttctccttctccttctccctctccctgatGATCTCCACCAGCCTCTGAAACTTCTGGTTTaactcctccatccctcccaccACTCTGCCCTCGTCCTTCTCGGCGTCGCTCTCTAGCGAGCTCAATGACTCAGCCCTTGAGTCACGGCCCTCAAACTCATAAGTCTGCAGTGAGTCATAGGGCGGCTGGGACAGGTCAAAGGTGACCTGGTCCAGACGGAAATTCAGGAGGTCTTCCATTCGGAGAGGCTGCGGGTTGGCGGCTTCTGTTCTCGCAGGCTCGACCCCGCACGCCCAGCCTCTGTTGTTACCAAACATCCCCCCAGGTAAGGGCAAAGGCTGTGGGGTCAAATCCTTTCTCTGGAGTCTGCACATGTTCAGTAGCTGTGCCCCCGCTGGATACAAACCACTGCTGCTAGTCCCGTTCATACATATCCCTCTGCTATTTGGATTCAGGGAGCCcacaatactgtatgtgtctccCTTCAGGTGAGCAGGAGGGGTAGCAGAGCTGATTTGACTGACGTTTGAGTAATTTTGCTCTGAGACAGAAGGAATAGATGAATCAGTATCAAAATCATCCACTGTACAGCTGGTAGCTCCAGTGCTGATTTGAGTCTGTGATGACCCTGGACGCCCCTCTTGTTGGTTTGATGAGGAGCTGGTGTGACTTTGGCACGAAGACTCATTTGGGTCACAGAAGGTCAGATTTGCAGAGTTGTTGGCTGGTGTCGACTCTGATTCTGGCGAGTTTATCTGTATGAGAAATGAAGAAGGGAGAAATGACATGATTGAAAGAGACATGCAGAGATAATTGTACGGAAGCAAAGAGACGCCAAGATAACAACTACAAATAATTTGAAAATCAGTACTAAATTCTTAATGTTTTAATTCTAATATTGATGAAATGGTTgcactgaaatattttactttgaaaaccATCTGACAAAAACAGTTTGAATTTGATTATTTAATCATCGCAATTTCAAGAACTTTATTTAAATGGGTTGACGAATGCTTGCGGTTACCAGTTGCTCATCTGAACTTCTCCATCTTAAATCATGTTGAATATCATAACTTGATGGACAAAGGTCTGATTGATTTCGTTCAGACTAGATTTCTTATCTTTGGTAGACTTTTTTTGAATTTAACCAATTGAACCCATTTTTAGCACC from Scomber japonicus isolate fScoJap1 chromosome 7, fScoJap1.pri, whole genome shotgun sequence encodes:
- the cltrn gene encoding collectrin: MLEKVLLLLCLSSALAQQLCVPDASDGYKVRLSIKTALGDKAYDWDDNEMFLFRSILAFAMRSHFKGQEFNVSNIIVCDVTPRVSFWFVVMSPDNPSVLIDKGEVEQAVRQSRFRINSAFLLTDQTLEFLGIPPTLAAPYDPATPPWLIVFGVVIGIVGAGIIALLVSSVVQKKRKKNEKTEDDAVYEEAQVNTMENGTLHVSQIGVYNISFSDDERLTQM